In the genome of Triticum urartu cultivar G1812 chromosome 5, Tu2.1, whole genome shotgun sequence, one region contains:
- the LOC125511297 gene encoding chalcone--flavanone isomerase: MAVSELEVDGVVFPPLARPPGSEHAHFLAGAGVRGMEIGGNFIKFTAIGVYLQADAAVPALAAKWAGKPAADLASDAAFFRDVVTGEFEKFTRVTMILPLTGAQYSDKVTENCVAYWKANGVYTDAEAAAVDKFKEAFGPHSFAPGASILFTHSPAGVLTVAFSKDSSVPESGGVAIENARLCEAVLESIIGEHGVSPAAKLSLATRVAELLKGAAGGEPAVEPVSVSV, translated from the exons ATGGCCGTGTCCGAGCTCGAGGTCGACGGCGTCGTCTTCCCGCCGCTCGCCCGCCCGCCGGGCTCCGAGCACGCCCACTTCCTCGCCGGCGCAG GCGTGCGCGGCATGGAGATCGGCGGCAACTTCATCAAGTTCACGGCCATCGGCGTCTACCTgcaggccgacgccgccgtccCCGCGCTCGCCGCCAAGTGGGCCGGCAAGCCCGCCGCCGACCTCGCCTCCGACGCCGCCTTCTTCCGCGACGTCGTCACCG GCGAGTTCGAGAAGTTCACCAGGGTGACCATGATCCTGCCGCTGACGGGCGCGCAGTACTCGGACAAGGTGACCGAGAACTGCGTCGCCTACTGGAAGGCCAACGGCGTGTACACGGACGCCGAGGCCGCCGCcgtcgacaagttcaaggaggcCTTCGGGCCCCACAGCTTCGCCCCCGGCGCCTCCATACTCTTCACCCACTCACCCGCCGGCGTCCTCACCGTGGCCTTCTCCAAGGACTCGTCCGTGCCGGAGTCCGGCGGCGTGGCCATCGAGAACGCCCGGCTCTGCGAGGCCGTGCTGGAGTCCATCATCGGCGAGCACGGGGTGTCGCCTGCGGCCAAGCTCAGCCTGGCCACCAGGGTCGCCGAGCTGCTCAAGGGGGCCGCCGGCGGCGAGCCGGCCGTGGAGCCCGTGTCGGTTTCGGTGTGA
- the LOC125511298 gene encoding uncharacterized protein LOC125511298, producing MMGGGGTRGRRRWTQRSCRAGGPGGVVTRTVAAPEDRGASAATRRSAAGFAHVDKQQRLYGLSSQDSTSSSRSTIIEDFLHSDLCEYKHKRSSGNATKCLPNHHSLSSMMSESRNHSAATEMPAASEKPSFSWPTEKQVPNNKNLFPATSTVSDNGSPYRPKFHLDRGRNNAKQTPTPKESSGMCSFSYQLARGAGRSDSMKMGPTSAKCSLAETMSMLRQRRFGRSYQNQNRIGALNQRHKNTQSGGAINMVKKEETYNQSDLSTGRHWQTLLDNALVRGRLQPLNEESPEQLWSCTNSESDKAICFSSGGSIDGLQVSFSSDTSDTSDNSNLSSLGTVSNDQWRMSFKKVHCPLAARINYIPRASCKEIEQASPVSVLEYPAGDFSDAENIKQDTTDPHAPQLRHELPSEENITEVAVDAAINNYLCSEMEATETDETIQLVEDTPCEFEDEEEREFCYLLDVLIASGIHGVEEDQLYKVCQSLDCPASYDVFDKLEKKYKKVAQWSRADRKLTFDMVNSILSEILAPCLDMHPWATTARNMAPAWGSEGLLEKLLQVLTRRREELAPRVHKEKQVLNQKWPDLADYIERAGRDVERMIKDDLLEELVLELMSS from the exons ATGATGGGCGGCGGCGGCACCCGCGGGCGGCGGAGGTGGACGCAGCGGTCGTGCCGGGCGGGAGGACCGGGCGGGGTCGTCACGCGGACGGTGGCGGCGCCGGAGGATCGCGGCGCGAGCGCGGCTACGCGGCGGAGCGCTGCAG GGTTTGCTCATGTGGACAAGCAGCAGCGTCTCTACGGACTATCATCACAAGATTCCACAAGTAGCAGTAGATCTACAATAATAGAAGATTTT CTTCATTCGGATTTATGTGAATATAAGCATAAGAGGTCCAGCGGCAATGCTACAAAATGCCTTCCTAACCACCATTCTCTGTCATCCATGATGTCAGAATCAAGGAATCATAGTGCAGCAACTGAAATGCCGGCAGCTTCTGAAAAACCTTCCTTTTCATGGCCAACAGAGAAGCAAGTCCCCAACAATAAAAATCTTTTTCCTGCCACCAGTACTGTGTCGGATAATGGGTCGCCCTACCGTCCTAAATTTCATCTTGACAGAGGTAGGAACAATGCAAAGCAGACTCCAACACCCAAAGAATCCAGTGGCATGTGCAGTTTCAGTTATCAATTAGCTAGAGGTGCTGGAAGATCTGATTCTATGAAGATGGGCCCTACAAGTGCAAAGTGCTCCCTTGCAGAGACAATGTCGATGTTACGTCAACGGCGGTTTGGTCGCAGTTACCAGAATCAAAACCGCATCGGTGCATTAAATCAGAGGCATAAGAACACACAATCTGGAGGAGCAAtcaacatggtaaagaaagaggagACTTATAATCAGTCTGATTTGTCAACAGGAAGACACTGGCAAACTTTGTTGGATAATGCATTAGTTCGAGGGAGGTTACAGCCACTCAATGAGGAATCACCTGAACAACTGTGGAGCTGTACAAACAGTGAATCTGATAAGGCGATATGCTTTTCCTCCGGTGGCAGCATTGATGGTTTGCAAGTATCTTTTTCAAGTGACACTAGTGACACAAGTGATAACTCCAATTTATCTTCTCTGGGTACAGTGTCAAATGATCAGTGGAGGATGTCCTTCAAGAAG GTACACTGTCCACTTGCTGCACGGATAAATTATATCCCCCGAGCTTCCTGCAAGGAGATTGAGCAGGCAAGCCCTGTATCTGTTCTTGAATATCCAGCTGGGGATTTTTCTGATGCTGAAAACATCAAGCAGGATACAACAGATCCTCATG CTCCCCAGCTAAGGCATGAGCTTCCATCAGAAGAAAATATTACCGAGGTAGCAGTGGATGCTGCAATTAATAATTACTTGTGCTCTGAGATGGAGGCTACTGAAACTGATGAAACCATACAGCTGGTTGAAGACACCCCTTGTGAATTTGAGGACGAAGAGGAAAGAGAGTTCTGCTACTTGCTGGACGTTCTAATTGCTTCTGGTATTCATGGCGTTGAGGAGGATCAGCTGTACAAGGTGTGCCAGTCCCTTGATTGCCCTGCAAGCTATGACGTGTTTGACAAGCTTGAGAAGAAATACAAAAAAGTGGCTCAATGGTCAAGGGCAGACAGGAAGCTCACCTTCGACATGGTAAACTCCATACTGTCGGAAATTCTTGCCCCATGTTTGGACATGCACCCTTGGGCAACTACCGCGAGGAATATGGCGCCAGCGTGGGGCTCAGAGGGCCTGTTGGAGAAATTGTTGCAGGTCTTGACTCGGCGGCGAGAAGAACTTGCGCCAAGAGTGCATAAGGAGAAACAAGTGTTAAATCAGAAATGGCCAGATTTGGCAGATTACATCGAGAGGGCAGGTAGGGATGTTGAGAGGATGATAAAGGATGATCTTCTGGAAGAGCTGGTTCTGGAGTTGATGTCCAGCTAG